Proteins from one Thaumasiovibrio subtropicus genomic window:
- a CDS encoding DMT family transporter, which translates to MMKLSVGGAMGLLVFGNIVAVFSDALIKSVAQDVPVFQFVLFRQITAVLMLLPFCLKETRETLMQGLKWHVVRAHVWLLGAIFMFFAIQHLSLATANAIFYAAPLMMLPLAFMMYREQLSRHSILAGVMGFVGVLVIIRPTDISWGALAALVVAFALAMNNLLIRKLPTTQSVAVTLFLTNIAGIPLSTGLAVWQGGTWHWSSMMTAAGSSFCILIYAATCVVAYRAADSNKIASAEYSGLLGAVAVGIWWFGEMPDWAMAIGATMIIMPLWWLSHVEKKRRRQEATETKATGKATGLDNSDVPEMA; encoded by the coding sequence ATCATGAAGTTGTCGGTTGGTGGCGCAATGGGATTGCTGGTTTTTGGAAACATCGTTGCTGTTTTCTCGGACGCCTTGATAAAGAGTGTTGCGCAAGATGTCCCTGTCTTTCAGTTTGTGCTATTCCGACAGATCACTGCGGTACTGATGCTATTGCCATTTTGTTTAAAAGAGACCCGGGAAACGCTTATGCAGGGTCTTAAGTGGCATGTTGTTCGGGCGCATGTCTGGCTGCTAGGGGCCATTTTCATGTTTTTCGCCATTCAACACCTCTCTTTAGCCACCGCGAATGCGATTTTCTATGCAGCACCTCTCATGATGCTGCCGCTTGCATTCATGATGTACCGTGAGCAGCTCAGTCGACACTCGATTTTAGCCGGTGTCATGGGCTTCGTTGGTGTACTTGTTATCATTCGACCCACAGACATTAGTTGGGGAGCATTAGCGGCACTGGTCGTGGCGTTTGCGCTTGCGATGAATAATTTGCTGATCCGAAAACTGCCCACGACACAAAGTGTTGCGGTCACTCTGTTCTTGACCAATATCGCTGGCATCCCTCTATCTACAGGACTCGCGGTTTGGCAAGGTGGCACTTGGCACTGGTCCTCGATGATGACGGCAGCGGGTTCAAGCTTCTGTATCCTTATTTACGCGGCAACATGCGTTGTTGCTTATCGCGCTGCAGACAGTAACAAGATTGCCAGTGCGGAATACAGTGGTTTGTTAGGCGCAGTGGCAGTCGGTATATGGTGGTTTGGTGAAATGCCGGATTGGGCGATGGCGATAGGCGCAACCATGATTATCATGCCACTGTGGTGGTTAAGTCATGTTGAGAAAAAACGTCGTCGCCAAGAAGCCACAGAGACAAAAGCGACTGGCAAAGCGACAGGCCTTGATAACAGTGATGTGCCTGAAATGGCCTAA
- a CDS encoding LysR family transcriptional regulator has protein sequence MKTPPLKAVQAFEVVARLNSFSTAAEQLHITQSAVSHQVKLLENYLGEALFVRQGRKLSMTTVGERYYDEISGAMQTIATATQRVRDGEKGAIRLAIYSSLAVKWLVPHLENFRHLHPDIDLSLNMVGDDPDINDSVGDCFITVSPPSRGYVNEKLYVEKFYPVCGRKLWKQIENAPLPDALWQFPLLSAVSAFKVRGKDWEAWCQQGGITLPSNAKIVHFSHMLLSIEAARYDQGIALVNDYQMNEQDREQYLVKIPLHELETGDIFYFTYKRSRARQHEMLALSRWLKQLSE, from the coding sequence ATGAAGACTCCCCCTCTAAAAGCAGTGCAAGCCTTTGAAGTCGTTGCAAGGTTGAACAGTTTTTCAACCGCCGCTGAGCAGCTACATATCACGCAAAGTGCCGTCAGCCATCAGGTAAAACTGCTAGAAAACTACCTCGGCGAAGCGCTCTTTGTTCGCCAAGGACGAAAACTGTCAATGACGACGGTCGGCGAGCGATATTATGATGAAATCAGTGGCGCGATGCAGACCATCGCGACAGCAACACAAAGGGTCAGAGACGGAGAGAAAGGGGCGATTCGTCTCGCGATCTATAGTTCTCTCGCCGTGAAATGGCTAGTGCCGCACCTCGAAAACTTCCGCCACTTGCACCCCGACATCGACCTTTCTCTGAACATGGTTGGTGATGACCCTGACATTAACGACAGCGTTGGTGACTGCTTTATTACCGTCTCCCCTCCCAGTCGAGGGTACGTCAATGAAAAGCTCTATGTTGAGAAGTTCTATCCCGTGTGTGGCCGAAAACTATGGAAGCAAATAGAAAACGCGCCACTGCCGGATGCCTTATGGCAATTCCCATTACTCTCGGCGGTGTCAGCCTTCAAAGTGCGAGGCAAAGACTGGGAAGCGTGGTGCCAGCAAGGCGGGATAACCCTACCGAGCAACGCAAAGATAGTTCACTTCAGTCATATGCTACTGTCGATTGAAGCAGCTCGCTATGATCAAGGTATCGCGTTGGTTAACGATTATCAGATGAATGAACAAGACCGCGAGCAATACCTGGTTAAAATTCCGCTCCATGAACTCGAAACGGGTGACATTTTCTACTTCACTTATAAAAGAAGCCGAGCTCGTCAACACGAAATGCTCGCCTTAAGCCGTTGGCTTAAACAGCTTTCAGAGTAA